Proteins encoded by one window of Bacteroidota bacterium:
- a CDS encoding tape measure protein, with translation MATNEIKLKITVDGKEAIATMELTEEQLKEIGLAAKKAGDDTEQGTGRMQTAFTEINQGLELAQKVLGTFTKPIMDASAMEQSRVAFEVLTGSAEIADQTISNLKERAASTPFEFRDLQDATQVLLNFGISIDEAQVLLGQLGDVSGGNAQKLQSLAIVMGQVASAGRLQGQDLLQLINAGFNPLQEISRTTGQSMASLKKQMESGAIGYDMVKQSLISATSEGGRFYQMMEKQSQTLAGRMSTVSDSIGQISTTIGQNLMPVAEGFVEMAGDISSTLIEMNPALVGVLGTIGLVTAAVVTMEATGLRAMIAGWNTWIITSARVATANLATAISTGGVTAAIRLATAAVKGFFVSLGPIGWAVIGITALATAWGLLKDSTDEATSATESYSQAVQKLNRDQVSSSISKLNKELEQSTASIERARQAWLAGGARGDYDQVLEHHLSLVKQRNELLARQGEIEGSSTKQDEKKFNYFEAVIRSAKIEKEINESILKGDLERVDVLKKEHGVLKDQLDAWEELNKLSRSGEAWDAERRAGLKDAKMIDAPTRSRPNAPKYRKTNRDYFDDARENADAQIYSQDRTLEEQIRINEEILLNHQGTEEEKLRISENITALRVEQHNLERDAWRQNVYDMQSIWYDFSSDILDKSVTGKERMQRIWEGMKLEFIQYVGAKAIAHAMGEAEMTAATNAGAVARIAAVSWEVAVTLGKKMWEIASTLWQSYLTFFSGFGPFAVPLAAAGVAASVGVVKASIKAVGFDEGGVLDPRNGPGFFEGRRVEIVAPQRKFEEVIQQDIIPRLQLAQMASTASASQ, from the coding sequence ATGGCCACAAATGAGATCAAATTAAAGATCACTGTCGACGGAAAAGAAGCCATTGCAACAATGGAACTGACCGAAGAGCAGCTGAAGGAAATTGGACTCGCAGCAAAGAAGGCTGGCGATGATACCGAGCAGGGAACTGGTCGGATGCAAACAGCCTTCACTGAAATCAACCAGGGCCTCGAACTGGCGCAGAAGGTCCTTGGTACATTTACCAAGCCAATCATGGATGCTTCAGCAATGGAGCAATCAAGGGTGGCCTTCGAAGTCCTCACCGGTTCCGCAGAAATTGCAGATCAGACCATTTCAAATCTGAAAGAGCGTGCAGCTTCAACTCCTTTTGAATTCCGGGACCTGCAGGATGCAACCCAAGTCCTTTTGAATTTTGGAATTTCCATTGACGAGGCTCAGGTATTACTTGGTCAGCTCGGCGATGTATCCGGAGGAAATGCTCAGAAACTTCAATCTCTGGCTATTGTCATGGGTCAGGTGGCGAGTGCGGGCCGTTTGCAGGGACAGGACCTACTTCAGTTAATTAATGCCGGATTTAATCCACTTCAGGAAATTTCCCGGACAACTGGTCAGAGCATGGCCAGTCTGAAAAAGCAGATGGAATCGGGTGCAATTGGCTATGACATGGTTAAGCAGTCGCTGATTTCTGCTACTTCTGAAGGTGGCCGCTTTTACCAGATGATGGAAAAGCAGTCGCAGACTTTGGCCGGCCGGATGTCTACCGTCTCAGATTCTATTGGACAGATTTCAACCACCATCGGCCAGAACCTGATGCCGGTTGCGGAGGGATTTGTTGAAATGGCCGGTGATATTTCATCGACCCTGATCGAAATGAACCCAGCACTTGTCGGTGTCTTGGGTACAATTGGGTTGGTAACTGCAGCAGTGGTCACCATGGAGGCAACCGGACTGCGTGCCATGATTGCAGGGTGGAATACCTGGATCATCACTTCGGCGAGAGTCGCAACAGCAAATCTGGCCACTGCCATTTCCACTGGTGGGGTGACAGCTGCCATCAGACTGGCAACTGCAGCTGTAAAAGGGTTCTTTGTTTCCCTTGGTCCGATCGGCTGGGCAGTCATTGGAATCACTGCCCTTGCAACTGCATGGGGACTACTCAAAGATTCCACAGATGAAGCCACCAGTGCAACTGAATCCTACTCTCAAGCCGTTCAAAAGCTAAACAGGGACCAGGTCAGCAGTTCAATTTCAAAACTAAATAAGGAACTCGAACAATCTACTGCTTCTATCGAACGAGCACGCCAAGCCTGGCTGGCCGGTGGAGCTCGGGGTGATTACGATCAGGTTCTGGAGCACCATCTTTCCCTGGTAAAACAGAGAAATGAACTACTTGCCAGACAAGGTGAAATTGAAGGTTCCAGCACAAAGCAGGACGAAAAAAAATTCAACTACTTCGAAGCAGTAATCCGTTCGGCAAAAATCGAGAAGGAAATAAATGAGTCCATTTTAAAGGGAGACCTCGAGCGGGTTGATGTTCTTAAAAAGGAACATGGAGTTCTTAAGGATCAATTAGACGCATGGGAGGAGTTGAATAAACTATCCAGAAGCGGTGAGGCGTGGGATGCTGAACGCCGGGCCGGACTTAAAGACGCGAAAATGATTGATGCCCCAACCCGGTCGCGTCCAAATGCACCTAAGTACAGAAAGACAAATCGGGATTATTTTGATGATGCCCGCGAAAATGCTGATGCGCAAATTTATTCCCAGGATCGAACCCTCGAAGAGCAGATTCGGATAAATGAAGAGATCCTTTTAAACCATCAGGGTACCGAGGAGGAAAAACTCAGAATCAGTGAAAACATTACTGCTCTCCGGGTTGAGCAACATAACCTTGAGCGAGATGCCTGGCGTCAAAATGTCTACGACATGCAATCGATCTGGTATGACTTCAGCTCTGATATCCTCGATAAATCTGTAACCGGCAAAGAGCGGATGCAGAGAATATGGGAAGGGATGAAACTCGAATTCATTCAGTATGTTGGGGCCAAGGCAATTGCCCACGCGATGGGTGAGGCGGAAATGACTGCAGCAACCAATGCCGGAGCAGTAGCAAGAATCGCAGCTGTATCCTGGGAAGTCGCGGTAACCCTCGGGAAAAAGATGTGGGAAATTGCATCAACATTGTGGCAAAGCTACCTGACCTTTTTCTCCGGTTTTGGTCCATTTGCAGTGCCTCTTGCTGCTGCTGGCGTTGCGGCCTCAGTCGGTGTTGTCAAGGCAAGCATAAAGGCAGTGGGTTTTGATGAAGGTGGTGTATTGGATCCCAGAAATGGTC